The sequence below is a genomic window from Bacteroidales bacterium MB20-C3-3.
TAGGTCTGAGGAGGCCTAATTTAATGCCCTCTTTTCTTGCCATTTCAATTGTGCTTTCACAGATTCTAGCCATACAACCGTATGCTACAATTACATGTTCTGCATCTTCACATTGAATAGTTTCAAATCTTACATCTTCATCTTCCATCCTTTTATACTTTTCAATAAGAGTATGGTTGAGTCTTTCATGAACAGCTGCATCAAGTGCTAGTGAAGTAATTACATTCTGCTTCCTGTCTGGAGTCTTTCCCGTTGTTGCCCAAGGCATATTTTTAATAATCTCTTCATTCGTCCACCTTGGTTTCATAGGTCTCAGTTCAACTTTCTCCATCATTTGGCCTACAACACCATCTGCAAGTATCATTGCAGGATTACGATATTTGAAAGCAAGTTCAAAACCCAGATCTACGAAATCATACATCTCCTGAGCTGAAGATGGTGCCAGTACAACCATTTTATAGTCCCCGTGACCACCGCCTTTACAAGCCTGGAAGTAATCTCCCTGACCAGGCTGAATTGTACCAAGTCCAGGACCTCCTCTTACGACATTAACGACGAGACATGGTAGCTCTGCACCTGCTAAATAGCTTAAGCCTTCACACATTAAACTTAATCCTGGACTGCTGGATGATGTCATAACTTTTTTCCCGCAAGAAGCACCGCCATACAACATATTTATTGAAGAAGTCTCGCTTTCTGCTTGAAGGACAACCATTCCTGTTGATTCCCAAGGCTGTTCATCCATTAGTGTCTCCATAACCTCAGATTGTGGAGTAATAGGGTACCCAAAATATCCATCACAACCACACCTTATTGCGGCATGAGCAATGGCTTCGTTCCCTTTCATCAAAATTTGTTCTGCCATATTATTTCTCTTTATATTATATTCTCAGACTTTAATCCTGTAAACAGTTATACAGGTGTCAGGACAAACTGTTGCACAATTTGTACATCCGGTGCAACTTTCCGGAGACGCCATATAAGCGTAGTTATAGCCTTTGCTGTT
It includes:
- a CDS encoding 3-methyl-2-oxobutanoate dehydrogenase subunit VorB, which encodes MAEQILMKGNEAIAHAAIRCGCDGYFGYPITPQSEVMETLMDEQPWESTGMVVLQAESETSSINMLYGGASCGKKVMTSSSSPGLSLMCEGLSYLAGAELPCLVVNVVRGGPGLGTIQPGQGDYFQACKGGGHGDYKMVVLAPSSAQEMYDFVDLGFELAFKYRNPAMILADGVVGQMMEKVELRPMKPRWTNEEIIKNMPWATTGKTPDRKQNVITSLALDAAVHERLNHTLIEKYKRMEDEDVRFETIQCEDAEHVIVAYGCMARICESTIEMARKEGIKLGLLRPITLFPFPTKEIDRMVPNLKSMMSVELSTGQMLEDVKLAVNGRIPVNFFGRLGGIVPSPEEVYEAFKKSINK
- a CDS encoding 4Fe-4S dicluster domain-containing protein — translated: MALRGAIVVDTEKCKGCSVCVVNCPTNTIALAKEVNSKGYNYAYMASPESCTGCTNCATVCPDTCITVYRIKV